In Anthocerotibacter panamensis C109, the sequence TTGCCCTTCTATCCGCACGCAAGCAGTGGCAGCGGGCCGACCAAGCCGACCAGGGAGCCCAAGGGGAAGAGGATGTAGAGCGCTTACTTCAGAAGCTCCCACCTGAGTGGATTACGGAATTCAACCATCCCATGAGGCGTGTAGGAGACATCGACATTATCGTTCGTTCACCCCGAGGGCGGGTCTGGGCCATTGATGTCAAATCTCATCGGGGAACTGTACGTGTTCAAGACGGGGAACTGTACCGAAAGGTGGCAGGTCAGGACAGATCCTTTGAGAAGAATTTCCTTACGGCGGTCAAGAAGCAGGCGGTTCTATTGCGGGAATCCCAAGAGCTGCGCTATGTCCAGCCGGTGATCTGCTTCTCTCATGCCGTCTGCTTTTTGCCGGAAAAGGTTCAAGGGGTACAGGTGGTTTCGGCAGACCAGCTAGTGAATTATCTACTGTCTGAAGGGTAGTCAAGAGAAGACGAGCTGCACGGACAGGCTCAATTTGCCCGAGCCCTCGCCCTAACCCACTGACTGGGTGGGTCGTTTGTGGATTTCCAGATCCTGAGAAATCTGCCCTGAGGCTACTACTCTGGATTCCTCGTCCTAGTCAAAGTCTCAGCGAAGGCATTCTCTAGCTCAGTGATAGAAGCCTGATAAAGCTCCATGAGAATGCGTGTTTGCGTAAAGGTCAGAGTCGGGGTTGTACGCCCTGCCTCCCAATTGCGCACTGTGGATACGGCAATATCAAGCGTCCGAGCGGCTTGCTCCTGGGTCACCCCGACATTTCGCCTGAGTGCCTGGATGCCAAAAGCTTCAGTGGGGGCCAAAGTAAAAACCATGTTCACCTACCGTTTACCATACCGGAATCCTAACACAGTTAACTAGCATCAGTTGATGAGCTTTACTTATCTGACGGTCAAAGTATTTAATTAAATGATATTATTTAAATGCCTTTAATTAATTGACAGTACTAGTTAAATGACGGTATATTTATTACATAAGGGAACTAAATAAAGCGGGCGGGAGCCGGACAAGTCCCCGAAACTGTTGACCGACAGACGAGATATGAACCCGGTGCTGTCCGGGAGTACCACCCCCTCATGCAAAAACCGGGCTGCCCCGCGAAGAACGCCCGGTTTCTGAAACACCTACGCTAAAAGGAATGCTTTTCCCAATGTACACCATCACTGAAGCGGCCTCCCGCTACTGGAACATTAACGGTGTTGCGGTTCAGTTTGCTACTGCGTTAAAGACCACAGCCGTCGCTTTCTACTACCCACGGGCTGAAATCCTTATCCCCATTACGCGTGATCAATACCTCTGGGGCATGGACTACGATCCCCGCTCTGAGATTGACGCCGCCTAGCCGCCTAGCCCCCTGGTTAGCCAGGGGGCATTCACTATTCAGGAGGATTCACCCGTGGAAAACGTTTCAATACTTACTGCTCCCTTGTTCAAATATAAGGATCTTGTTCCTCAGTGGCCGACCCTAGAGGTCGCTCAGACCATCCCCAAAGAGTACCGCTCCCGCTTCACCAGCGGGCGGGGCACTATCGGGCTCGGGCTTGTCCTTGCCATCGTGCGGGTGTTAATGGGCATGGCGGGCGGATTCTTTGAGCCTACGCGGACTGCCTGGACCGCCTATCCCGATGACCCAATCCCAGCGTCAGTATGCGCTGTCTCAATCTATTTAGAGGAGAAGAAAGATGAACGAACTCCCCACCCCAGAACGCCCGCGCCCGACCAGTCTCCCTAAGCGCACCGTCAGCCCTAGCCCAGGTACAACCCACCCGACCCAAGGACTGGCGCAGGAATTCCCCCCAGGACCGGCCCGGATGCGTTTGTTTGCCAAGATCATGGCCGACTTGGCTAAGCCCATCCCACCCCGGCTGATCCGCACCCGGCAGCAGGACGGGGCCACCATTCCTTACATTCCTTGGCACACGGTCAATCATCTGCTTGATCACTACGCTCCAGGTTGGGAAGGGCAGATCACAGAAGTCTGCTTCAGTAATGACCGTATCTATGTGGTTTATGCACTAACGATCCACGCCAGTGATTGCAGTGTGACCCGCATGGCGACGGGGACGGAGTTACTCAAGGGTACAGACCGGCAGGGCAAGCCCCGTGAAGTCGCTTTTGGTGACCCGAGTTCTAACGCAGAGAGTCAGGCTTTTCGCAGAGCGGCGGCCCGGTTCAATCTTGGGTTACATCTTTATGAGAAAGGCAGTGGGTAGGTGTAGTGGTCTCATAGTCAGAGCTTTAGCCAGCGGTCTAGAGTACCTCTAGATTATTACCCGTTGCCAAGAAATAACCTGAGCCCAGTTATTGACATCCTCCCGCCGCTAAGCCTTGCGACTATAGCTATGCCTCCAGGCGGGCTATGGGATTCCCTAACATCACTGATTAGGGTTTCTGCTTCAACGGGAGCGCAACCGCTTTACCCTAAGCTTGCGCTATAGGGTGGGCCTTCTCGCCAAGCCAAAAAGGTAAAACAGCCTCGGGTTATTTCTTGCGCTTTTCCCATCGGCTGAGTCACGAGTAGTGCACTGTGCGCTCGACTATGCTCCCCGACTAAGCACAGGCTCATGGGCGGTAATCGCTTGCCGTATATTGACCTTTACGAACAAACCCTTGAGCAGTTGCAGAGGGGCTAACCGCGAGAAGACATTTGAGGGTTGGGTTATGGTGGATGCGGTCAAACAAATTGTAGTCATTTAGCAAAACGAGGAACTTATATCCTCGGTACATAACGTAGTAATCCTTACCAGGGGTGACGCCACCAGGGGTGACGCCACCAGGGATGACGTCAACTGGTATATGCAGATCTTCCTGGTCAAACCAATGACTAGCCATGGATTGCTCCTTAATTGGGTGACGCTCTTTTATAACCCACCTTAGATATCAAAACGCCCACCGCTGTGAAACAAGCCCTGCTTCTACAAGGATTACTGCCTGGGCTTCAAAAGAATGGTATGCACGGCAATCTGCTCCAGGCGTCTCGAAAACGGATGTTTTTAGGACGGTTGGGGAATTCACGATTGAATGCTGCTTCTAGAACGCCAAAAGTGTCGCTTTACTCGTCTCAAAATCTATGTATGATTAACCTGTCCTAAAATAGCTCTTCGGATAGGTGCCTATGCTCATCGGGTATGCTCGGGTCTCCACTGTTGACCAATCGCTCAACCTCCAGCTCGATGCTCTGAAGGCGGCGGGTTGCACTAAGGTTTTCACTGACACAGCCAGCGGCAGCAAGGATGACCGGATGGGTCTGACCCAGGTCATCGAGTTTGCCCGCTCGGGGGATACGGTAATGGTCTGGAAGCTTGACCGTCTAGGGCGCTCTCTCAAACATCTGGTAGAGACAGTCCATGGGTTGCAAGACCGGGAAGTAGGGTTTAGGAGCCTCCAGGAAAGCATTGATACCACTAGCTCCAGCGGCAAGCTATTCTTCCACCTGTTTGCGGCCTTAGCCGAGTTCGAGCGTGACATCATCCGGGAGCGGACCCAGGCAGGCCTCAAAGCGGCCCGCGCCCGGGGGCGCAATGGGGGACGACCCACCAAACTAGACGGCAAGCAAGTAGCCATGGCCCGGACCCTGCTGAGCGACCGCAGGAACACGGTGGGCGATGTAGCCCAAACGCTGGGAGTTGCCCGGTCCACGCTGTATAGGTACATGGATCAAACAGAGGATGTGGATAATGAGAGTTAAAAAGGACGCACTACTTGAAATACAGCTAGTTATCTGGAGAAGCTGCTCAGGGTGGGGCGAGAAAAAGAGCGAACTGACTCAAATCCTCTACAAGTATATATGGTTTTCTGTTCTTGGAGAGAACAAGTGTTCCAAAGACTAGGAGATACGCACCAGCAAGATCTTCCTCATCATTGATTCTATAGCGCTGGAATGCTATATCGACAAATTGAACGTCGATCAGAACACTGACTGCGGCGAACTCTCCAAAGGGCCACCCGGAGTTGAGCCATAGCGATCCATTGTTATCTAGGCGAGCGTCCGTTACTAGGCCCCAGTATCCTCCATATTTATTAATGTCTCTATCGCTAATGGAGTGAAAATTCTTAAAGAAGTTGTGGACCGGAAAGTTTCCCTTTCCGGGGATCTGAAGAAGTTGTTCGGAATGCTGGAAGCTCTCCGATTCGGTCAAGTTGTATAGGAGTCTGCTGAGACGCTTGCTTGTCTCGTTAGTGTTCAGGCGAGGACCTGATGCACTGTAGCGGGCAGGACGTTTACGCACATCAGGTGGTGGAGATATATCAGAAGTATCAACGTTGGTGCGGTTATCTGATCCAAGA encodes:
- a CDS encoding helix-turn-helix domain-containing protein codes for the protein MVFTLAPTEAFGIQALRRNVGVTQEQAARTLDIAVSTVRNWEAGRTTPTLTFTQTRILMELYQASITELENAFAETLTRTRNPE
- a CDS encoding nuclease-related domain-containing protein, translating into MSLPNAGRNIRALARSRRFDALLYFIFAVGVAAAPFMIATVLKLKLPSLVLYLGLPMAAFALLSARKQWQRADQADQGAQGEEDVERLLQKLPPEWITEFNHPMRRVGDIDIIVRSPRGRVWAIDVKSHRGTVRVQDGELYRKVAGQDRSFEKNFLTAVKKQAVLLRESQELRYVQPVICFSHAVCFLPEKVQGVQVVSADQLVNYLLSEG
- a CDS encoding recombinase family protein produces the protein MLIGYARVSTVDQSLNLQLDALKAAGCTKVFTDTASGSKDDRMGLTQVIEFARSGDTVMVWKLDRLGRSLKHLVETVHGLQDREVGFRSLQESIDTTSSSGKLFFHLFAALAEFERDIIRERTQAGLKAARARGRNGGRPTKLDGKQVAMARTLLSDRRNTVGDVAQTLGVARSTLYRYMDQTEDVDNES
- a CDS encoding Rad52/Rad22 family DNA repair protein, with the translated sequence MNELPTPERPRPTSLPKRTVSPSPGTTHPTQGLAQEFPPGPARMRLFAKIMADLAKPIPPRLIRTRQQDGATIPYIPWHTVNHLLDHYAPGWEGQITEVCFSNDRIYVVYALTIHASDCSVTRMATGTELLKGTDRQGKPREVAFGDPSSNAESQAFRRAAARFNLGLHLYEKGSG